The sequence below is a genomic window from Candidatus Hydrogenedentota bacterium.
GACCACTTCGCCGGTTGATGCTCTGACCGCGACAACGGAACTGCCGTAGTAGTCGGAACCGTATCGCTCCCCGCCGTAAAAATCCGGCGCGGGATTTCCGGTCGGCATAAATACCAGATCGCGTTCTTCATCGACCGAAAACTGCGCCCAGACGTTTGGCGTTCCCAGCGTGTATCCTTCTTCCGTTTTGGGTTGTGCGGGACCGGTGTATTTGTCGGGCGGAGGCGCGAGGTCCCATGTCCAGGCGAGTGCGCCGGTACGCGCGTTGTACGCACGCACGACGCCGCTGGGCGCGTCCACGCGCTGATTGTCGGAAACCGCGGAGCCCAAAATGACATGGTCGCCGGCAACCGCGGGTGGCGAGGTCATCTGGTACTCGCCGATCCAACGTTCCTCGCCAACGCCACGCTTGAGATCGACTGCGCCATGTGAGCCGAAGTCCTTGCAGGGCGTGCCATCGACAGCGTCCAACGCGATAAGCCTTCCGTCGCACGTCGCGGCGAAGATACGTTTCGGATGCGGGTCCACGCCCGATGCGTCCTCCCAATAGGTGACACCGCGGCTCGTGAGTTGATTGCTGTAACGGACGCTCAAATCGATCTTCGGATCGTACTTCCAAATCTCCTTGCCGGTTTCCGGATCGAGCGCAATAATTTTGTTGAACGGACTTGGAAAATAGAGGCGGCCGTCATTGAGAATGGGTGTCGCTTCGAACGCGGACGTCGCTTTGATGGCTCCCTTGCCATCCGAGACGTCGCCGGTGTGATATTCCCAGGCCTTTTGCAGGTATTTTACGTTCGCGGGTGTAATCTGCGTCAACGGCGAATAGCGCGAACCGCCCTTGTCGTTGCCATAGTCCGGCCACGTCGCGGTCGGGCCGTCCATCGCAATCCGTACATGAACAGGCCAGAAATACCAGGCCAGGTAGGCGACAGCGACGAATACGAGAAGGCGCAAGAGTATCCGCCATGCGCTTCGCTTGGCTTTCCTTTGCGTTGCCATGAGGTGTCCCCCTCTCAGGGCGTGCACGATCATGAGGTTTCGGCCGCAATGTGCACCTTTCCCCACTCAGTTCGATTATGCCAACGCGGAATTGGTTTATCGACCGAGGCGCGATCGGCAGTCTTACGCGGCGAAAACGGAAAGGCCCGCGCGCGCGGGCCTTTCCAAACGATTCGCGTAAGAAGTGTCGCTTTTAGCAGGGCAATTCCCAGCCCTTGCGGTATTCCTTGCTTACGATTTCTTTCGCGTTGCGCACGTTGGTGACCTCGCCCTTGACGTTGTCCCAGCGGAGCTTTTTGCCGGATTTTACGACGAGGTTGCCGAATTGCACCATTTCCGTGAACGGTCCCGCGTAATCGAAGTTCGAGCAGGCCTGCTCGCCGGATTTGCACGACGACAGGAAGTTCAAGAAGTGGTCTTCGTTCGGAATACGCGGCAGCGTCGGAACGGGCTTCTTGTAATCCTTCATCTTCTCGTCGGGTACGAGGCGGGGGTTGCCGCCGTATTCGCCCTGCGTGACGATGCCGGATTCTCCGATAAGGAACGAACCGTTTGCGTTGTCGTCGCCGAGCACGCAACTGTCCGGGATGCCTTCGGGCCGCTCGGGACGGTTGTAGATTTCCTTGCTTGGGTCTTTGGGGTCGGGCCAGTGACCGTCATACCAATACACGTCGACCGCGGGCATGTCCGCACCTTCGGCGAAGTGGTACTTGATCGTCGAGGTCAGCGGGAAGGTTTGTTCGTTGCGGCCCTTTTGCATGACGACTTCAACCGTGAACCACGGACGCTCGTTCAGCTTCAGGCACATGTACACCGGGTCCATAATGTGGCACGCCATGTCGCCGAGCGAACCCGCGCCGAAGTCCTGCCACGCGCGCCAGTCATGCGGCACGTAAGCTTTGTTGTAGGGACGCCACGGCGCGGGACCGAGCCAGCGGTCCCAGTCGAGGTTCTCCGGCGTGATCTGCGGCTCGAACGGTTCGCCGCGGCCCTGGTTTTTCCACACGGGGCGGTGCGTCCACACGTGGGCTTCTTTCACCTTGCCGATTGCGCCGCCCCAAATCATTTCGCAGAGTTCGCGGCAGCCGTTGCCCGAGTGGCCCTGATTGCCCATCTGCGTGACGACGCCGGCATCGCGCGCGGTGAGGGTGAGCAAGCGCGCCTCGGCGACGGTGTGC
It includes:
- a CDS encoding Gfo/Idh/MocA family oxidoreductase, which encodes MSEMSLSRRAFLAATTTSAVMTFTGAAAAPNTAKVVPRRLSPNEKLNVAAIGAGGKGAGDIMGFQNLGENVVALCDVDWDRAAKLFAQESMKNVPKYKDFRNMLEKHPEIDAVNVSTPDHMHAPAAYYAMKMGKHVYVQKPLTHTVAEARLLTLTARDAGVVTQMGNQGHSGNGCRELCEMIWGGAIGKVKEAHVWTHRPVWKNQGRGEPFEPQITPENLDWDRWLGPAPWRPYNKAYVPHDWRAWQDFGAGSLGDMACHIMDPVYMCLKLNERPWFTVEVVMQKGRNEQTFPLTSTIKYHFAEGADMPAVDVYWYDGHWPDPKDPSKEIYNRPERPEGIPDSCVLGDDNANGSFLIGESGIVTQGEYGGNPRLVPDEKMKDYKKPVPTLPRIPNEDHFLNFLSSCKSGEQACSNFDYAGPFTEMVQFGNLVVKSGKKLRWDNVKGEVTNVRNAKEIVSKEYRKGWELPC
- a CDS encoding pyrroloquinoline quinone-dependent dehydrogenase: MATQRKAKRSAWRILLRLLVFVAVAYLAWYFWPVHVRIAMDGPTATWPDYGNDKGGSRYSPLTQITPANVKYLQKAWEYHTGDVSDGKGAIKATSAFEATPILNDGRLYFPSPFNKIIALDPETGKEIWKYDPKIDLSVRYSNQLTSRGVTYWEDASGVDPHPKRIFAATCDGRLIALDAVDGTPCKDFGSHGAVDLKRGVGEERWIGEYQMTSPPAVAGDHVILGSAVSDNQRVDAPSGVVRAYNARTGALAWTWDLAPPPDKYTGPAQPKTEEGYTLGTPNVWAQFSVDEERDLVFMPTGNPAPDFYGGERYGSDYYGSSVVAVRASTGEVVWHFQTVHHDLWDYDVPCQPTLATIMRDGREVPVVIQATKMGLIFVLNRETGEPVFPVEERPVPQSNVSGEQTSPTQPFPVKPAPLIPHTLSPDEGWGLTSSGKKESHDRIAALHYEGIYTPPRVNEPILMFPGNAGGTNWGGVAVDPVRQTLVVNASVLGFIVTLIPRAEFDEIKKNNPDAEIQRQDGTPYGMRRDYLLGSSGLPCNPPPWGTLAAIDLNTGDIAWQVPFGTVRDIAPVPIPINYGVPNLGGPLVTASGLIFIGAAMDDYIRAYDIETGKELWKGRLPAGGQATPMTYRLRKDSKQYVVIAAGGHGRAGTKLGDSVIAYALP